A portion of the Ferroacidibacillus organovorans genome contains these proteins:
- a CDS encoding glycosyltransferase — translation MYKTEDGAQNFKGKRASVPHRVIQIIGAGEYGGAEVYVRQMMIGARESGVATEALVFYDRVFAARLREDGFVVDVEPSLTRVFWRLRERIEAGERLIIHTHGVKASLLGRAVGERTGTPVVTTIHSDLVLDYQGGKGALFRALERMTRGMSARIVAVSEPLAEILRERGYDPARIRVIAPGVAVGALEKEADETTGQVESLRERLGIPKDAWVVVCVARLHAVKDHETLIRAVSGLAEVRGRSVALLLVGDGEERKRLEELSATHAPGRVYFAGAVEQVRPYLELADVFALASRMEGFGLAAAEAMAAGLPVIVSDVGGLCQVAPVSGVQGIRVAPGDVDGFFAALKSLLEDDALREHMAKEGQTYAMTELSTERMRAQLAQLYEEIARHEQ, via the coding sequence TTGTACAAGACGGAAGACGGCGCGCAAAATTTTAAGGGTAAGCGCGCGTCTGTGCCGCATCGCGTGATACAGATCATCGGCGCGGGCGAGTACGGCGGCGCGGAGGTGTACGTGCGGCAGATGATGATCGGCGCGCGAGAGAGCGGGGTTGCGACAGAAGCGCTCGTCTTTTACGACAGGGTCTTTGCGGCAAGGCTTCGCGAAGACGGGTTTGTGGTGGATGTCGAGCCTTCCCTGACCCGTGTCTTTTGGCGTTTGCGAGAGCGAATCGAGGCCGGAGAGCGGCTCATCATTCATACACACGGGGTAAAAGCAAGTCTGCTCGGACGCGCAGTCGGAGAGCGGACAGGCACGCCTGTGGTGACGACGATCCACAGTGATCTGGTGCTTGATTACCAAGGGGGCAAGGGAGCTTTGTTTCGCGCATTGGAGCGGATGACGCGAGGCATGTCTGCGCGCATTGTCGCAGTCTCCGAGCCGCTCGCAGAGATTCTGCGCGAACGCGGGTATGATCCCGCGCGGATACGCGTAATTGCGCCAGGTGTCGCGGTCGGCGCGCTGGAAAAAGAAGCGGATGAAACGACTGGGCAAGTCGAATCCCTTCGTGAGCGGCTCGGGATACCAAAAGACGCGTGGGTGGTCGTGTGTGTCGCGCGCCTGCACGCGGTAAAGGATCACGAGACGCTGATCCGGGCAGTCAGCGGGCTCGCCGAAGTGCGCGGGCGATCGGTCGCGCTTCTTCTCGTCGGGGACGGGGAGGAGCGAAAGCGGCTGGAAGAACTCAGCGCGACACATGCACCAGGGCGGGTGTATTTTGCCGGGGCGGTCGAACAGGTTCGTCCGTACCTCGAACTCGCAGACGTTTTTGCGCTGGCATCGCGTATGGAAGGTTTCGGACTTGCGGCGGCGGAGGCGATGGCCGCAGGGCTGCCTGTGATCGTCTCAGATGTGGGGGGGCTGTGTCAGGTGGCGCCAGTGTCTGGTGTGCAGGGCATTCGCGTCGCGCCGGGAGATGTGGACGGTTTTTTCGCCGCGCTCAAAAGCCTGCTCGAAGATGATGCATTGCGTGAACACATGGCCAAGGAGGGTCAGACCTACGCGATGACGGAACTCTCAACGGAGCGAATGCGCGCCCAATTGGCACAACTCTATGAGGAAATCGCGCGGCACGAACAATAG
- a CDS encoding DUF3800 domain-containing protein has protein sequence MLKFQFIIDGKVKILQYVIYMDESAKEGKFYGNFYGGALIRSTDLLPITEELSALKQSLNLYGEVKWQKVTSQYLPKYLQLTNRFFDFIERDLIKIRIMFTHNYREPTNLTREQIDNTFTQLYYQFFKHAFGLQYSNPDSMNQVSLRLYFDELPINPSQKQNFKKFIVGLGRSADFLSANLLIRDEDIAEVRSHDHIILQCMDIVLGSMYFKLNDMHKEKTAGSYYRGKRTIAKEQLYKFINKRIRVIYPGFNIGISTGIRSPEDRWRHSYRHWEFISNEHRVRPEYAKKNQ, from the coding sequence GTGTTAAAATTTCAGTTCATTATCGATGGGAAGGTGAAGATTCTGCAATACGTGATTTATATGGATGAATCGGCCAAAGAGGGGAAATTTTACGGTAATTTTTATGGTGGGGCTTTGATTCGTTCAACAGATCTTTTGCCTATCACGGAAGAACTTTCTGCTTTAAAACAATCCCTAAATTTGTATGGCGAAGTAAAGTGGCAAAAAGTAACGAGTCAATACTTGCCCAAGTATTTGCAGCTTACGAATCGGTTTTTCGATTTTATTGAGCGGGATCTTATCAAAATAAGGATCATGTTCACTCACAATTATCGTGAACCAACAAATTTAACACGAGAACAAATCGATAATACATTCACTCAATTGTATTATCAATTTTTTAAGCATGCGTTTGGGCTTCAATATTCCAACCCCGATTCGATGAACCAAGTCAGCCTCCGTTTATATTTTGATGAACTCCCGATAAATCCATCTCAAAAGCAAAACTTTAAGAAATTCATCGTTGGTCTTGGGCGAAGCGCCGATTTTTTAAGTGCAAATTTGCTGATACGAGACGAAGATATTGCTGAGGTAAGATCACATGACCATATCATTTTGCAATGTATGGATATTGTGCTTGGCTCCATGTACTTTAAACTTAACGATATGCATAAAGAAAAGACGGCTGGGAGTTATTACAGGGGAAAACGTACGATCGCTAAAGAACAATTATATAAATTCATAAACAAACGCATTCGAGTGATCTACCCAGGATTCAACATTGGGATTTCAACAGGCATAAGAAGTCCGGAAGACAGATGGAGACATTCTTATCGTCACTGGGAGTTTATCTCTAATGAACACAGAGTTCGACCTGAGTACGCTAAAAAGAATCAATAA
- a CDS encoding S-layer homology domain-containing protein, whose amino-acid sequence MKRSRLTSIAAAALVIGTTLAPSAFAAQTSSYTDVTATTPGYSAIMDLSSKGIMHGYSDGTFRPTDSISRGQFLAYYMLAVEGVTGVKPGANAQYYKDIAPGNWDFNYIGAAYENNWINPYWVGIFTGGNFNENYQASYGDIASFFVKSMEVAGKVTLPKGVTPLNYAYSIGLFQGTPYTPTTTQKWVTRGDAAIILENILSFDNGTLLPQGATVTVSGGTTMAPNSSESLSVNVTVGSSTVTLPSSAAVTYAFASGSATTGFINQPANGSVSGTFVPTAPGTYTVVATVDGVQSAPFTVNVFGQAAGVKLSAASSSVVANGVSLNKVTATIVDGNGVPVTNFSGQATLSVTGTAVTTTLTTPTSQAADLSGTTLTFTSGVATFYVQSENIPGYTSTVSLSGLTAANGSSESGTISYAPLTLTAVQQTPTSIVVSAATSTLPVNDNTGTDLVTVTVEDQTGNPMIGGTYSLNASISGGGVFSNGLTTETVTSYYGGTATFVVDGVQGKTGTYVVAVSGTGLKTGTANITAAIAGNPTKLSLTASSGTFVQGVTASPVEFTISQQDANGITSITPASTVVPNVVVKNSAGSVVTNVYVQPVTTAGVAVGSPVTANTSGVYVLPTGTANFTVYDTSTTADAGTYTVTVSDGETTNALAASNPVSLTELANTTTAEKLTLSAATNVLRPNALSTNLTVAVTDQYGNPVASGVTLTVYANGGPGSAALDGQPYMPTSMSATVTTNASGQITIPFAAQDYNNATWTITASGTGFATTSTTLSVQDYPAASYQFLLKDVTPSVTYTNNTVYATAGNTIEFASLAGSNTALLNTGFDVNNNPVNTNASDNVTVTINHASGLMLTATVPSGVSVSNNATTDVTTITGTLSEVSAYLNSMTAQMAGLTTVSIVDNSTGARGAASINIEPSNVASQVVLSGVSSATALTIGDSYPVTYTLTDVGGNPVVAPSGGYVVNVVAPAGLEFIVNGVASQTASVTIAGGTTSATATLVDVANSATTTGNVTGSVYGNTSITVPSVTLTY is encoded by the coding sequence TTGAAACGCAGTCGTCTTACAAGCATTGCGGCAGCAGCGCTCGTGATCGGTACAACGCTCGCCCCTTCCGCATTTGCGGCGCAAACAAGCTCCTACACAGACGTCACAGCAACAACCCCGGGCTACTCGGCGATTATGGATCTTTCCAGCAAAGGCATCATGCACGGCTACAGCGACGGAACATTCCGCCCGACCGATTCGATCTCGCGCGGCCAATTCCTCGCGTACTACATGCTCGCCGTTGAAGGCGTCACCGGTGTAAAACCTGGCGCTAACGCGCAATACTACAAAGACATTGCGCCTGGCAACTGGGACTTTAACTACATTGGTGCGGCGTACGAGAACAACTGGATCAACCCGTACTGGGTCGGTATCTTCACAGGCGGAAACTTCAACGAGAACTACCAAGCTTCCTACGGCGATATCGCTTCCTTCTTCGTGAAGTCGATGGAAGTTGCGGGCAAAGTAACCTTGCCGAAAGGCGTAACACCGCTCAACTATGCGTACAGCATCGGCTTGTTCCAAGGCACGCCTTACACGCCGACCACCACGCAAAAGTGGGTAACGCGCGGCGACGCAGCGATCATCCTTGAGAACATTCTCAGCTTCGACAACGGCACGCTCCTTCCACAAGGCGCGACCGTGACCGTCAGCGGTGGCACCACAATGGCGCCGAACAGCAGCGAATCACTCTCGGTTAACGTTACGGTTGGCAGCAGCACAGTAACACTTCCTTCCAGCGCAGCGGTAACCTATGCGTTTGCATCAGGTAGCGCTACGACAGGATTTATTAACCAACCTGCTAACGGCAGTGTTTCAGGAACGTTTGTTCCAACAGCGCCAGGCACGTACACTGTTGTTGCGACGGTTGACGGCGTTCAGTCTGCACCATTCACAGTCAATGTATTTGGTCAAGCAGCTGGCGTTAAATTGTCTGCAGCAAGTTCAAGTGTTGTTGCTAACGGCGTTTCCTTGAATAAAGTCACAGCGACAATCGTTGATGGTAACGGTGTTCCTGTAACGAACTTCAGTGGCCAGGCAACATTGAGTGTTACTGGTACAGCTGTAACGACGACATTGACTACACCTACTTCGCAAGCTGCCGATCTCAGCGGAACAACGCTTACATTCACAAGTGGCGTAGCAACCTTCTATGTTCAGTCTGAAAATATCCCGGGATACACATCAACAGTTTCTCTTTCGGGATTGACAGCGGCTAATGGTTCTAGCGAATCAGGTACAATTTCATACGCGCCGTTGACATTGACTGCAGTACAGCAAACACCTACGTCAATTGTTGTGTCAGCTGCTACAAGCACGTTGCCTGTAAATGACAACACTGGCACAGATCTTGTTACGGTGACTGTGGAAGATCAAACAGGTAATCCGATGATCGGCGGAACGTACAGCCTTAATGCTTCCATTTCTGGTGGCGGGGTATTCTCCAATGGTCTGACTACAGAAACGGTAACATCTTATTATGGTGGTACAGCAACTTTTGTTGTTGATGGCGTACAGGGTAAAACCGGCACTTATGTTGTAGCGGTTTCCGGTACTGGTCTGAAAACTGGTACTGCAAATATCACTGCTGCAATTGCTGGTAACCCGACTAAGTTGTCTTTGACTGCTTCGTCTGGAACCTTTGTTCAAGGCGTAACCGCAAGTCCAGTTGAATTTACCATTAGCCAGCAAGATGCTAACGGAATTACTTCTATTACGCCAGCTTCAACAGTAGTGCCAAATGTTGTCGTAAAAAATAGTGCTGGTTCAGTCGTAACAAATGTTTACGTGCAACCAGTAACTACTGCTGGTGTAGCAGTTGGATCTCCAGTTACTGCAAACACATCAGGGGTTTATGTTCTGCCTACAGGAACAGCAAACTTTACAGTTTACGACACAAGTACAACTGCGGATGCAGGAACTTACACTGTAACAGTTTCTGATGGTGAGACAACTAATGCCTTGGCTGCTTCGAATCCGGTAAGTCTTACGGAACTGGCTAACACGACAACGGCCGAAAAACTTACACTCTCAGCCGCAACAAATGTTCTTCGTCCAAATGCATTGTCTACTAACTTGACAGTTGCTGTGACGGATCAATATGGGAACCCGGTTGCTAGTGGTGTAACGCTCACGGTTTATGCAAATGGTGGTCCTGGCTCTGCTGCGCTTGACGGTCAGCCTTACATGCCAACATCGATGAGTGCAACAGTTACAACAAATGCAAGCGGTCAAATCACCATTCCGTTTGCGGCGCAAGATTACAACAATGCGACCTGGACAATTACAGCATCAGGAACTGGGTTTGCTACAACAAGCACAACTCTTTCTGTACAAGATTATCCAGCAGCATCTTATCAATTCTTGCTTAAAGATGTAACGCCTTCTGTTACGTACACAAACAATACAGTGTATGCAACAGCTGGTAATACGATCGAATTTGCATCACTTGCAGGTTCAAACACTGCTTTGTTAAACACAGGGTTTGATGTAAACAATAACCCAGTTAACACAAATGCTTCGGACAATGTAACTGTTACGATCAATCATGCTTCTGGATTGATGTTAACAGCAACTGTGCCAAGCGGAGTATCTGTTTCGAATAATGCGACGACAGATGTAACCACAATCACAGGAACTCTGTCCGAAGTCAGCGCATATCTGAATAGTATGACCGCTCAGATGGCTGGATTGACAACAGTAAGTATTGTTGATAACAGTACTGGTGCGCGTGGTGCAGCAAGTATCAACATCGAACCTTCAAATGTTGCTTCGCAAGTTGTGCTTTCAGGTGTATCCTCGGCTACAGCTTTGACAATCGGCGATTCTTACCCAGTCACGTATACTCTGACTGATGTAGGTGGTAACCCTGTTGTAGCCCCATCTGGAGGTTATGTTGTGAATGTAGTTGCGCCTGCAGGCCTTGAGTTTATTGTGAACGGTGTAGCTTCACAAACTGCATCAGTCACAATCGCTGGAGGTACTACATCTGCAACTGCAACATTGGTTGACGTAGCGAATTCTGCAACGACAACTGGAAATGTTACAGGATCGGTTTATGGAAACACTTCGATCACTGTACCGTCTGTAACTTTGACGTACTAA
- a CDS encoding IMPACT family protein, with product MTDEPSRHVSYRTVKEPVHTEFIEKKSRFLCDLTPLTTEAAAAETLRTVRKREPDATHHCSALRLQNGVERSHDDGEPSGTAGRPMLHVLTAHHLVDVFAVVTRYFGGTLLGAGGLVRAYSEAISSAIREATVLTYALHHQYDVHIPYALYDRVRAALDVHDWRVEATFAEDITLTVVAPTTDVPELFALLSAHAQLHTLPEPSAHPLLPLL from the coding sequence GTGACGGATGAACCTTCACGCCATGTATCCTATCGCACAGTCAAAGAGCCTGTCCACACGGAGTTCATCGAGAAAAAGTCGCGCTTTCTCTGCGACCTCACACCACTCACGACGGAAGCGGCGGCGGCCGAAACCCTGCGGACGGTTCGCAAGCGCGAGCCTGACGCCACCCACCACTGCAGTGCGCTGCGCCTGCAAAACGGCGTTGAGCGAAGCCACGACGACGGTGAACCCTCCGGCACCGCCGGACGACCCATGCTCCACGTGCTTACGGCGCACCACCTCGTCGACGTGTTTGCCGTTGTCACCCGCTATTTTGGCGGCACGCTGCTTGGCGCAGGCGGGCTTGTCCGCGCCTACTCAGAAGCTATTTCATCCGCGATCCGCGAAGCGACCGTGCTCACGTACGCACTCCACCATCAGTACGATGTGCATATCCCCTACGCGCTGTATGATCGCGTGCGCGCCGCGCTCGATGTGCATGACTGGCGGGTCGAGGCGACATTTGCAGAGGATATCACGCTCACCGTGGTTGCGCCCACCACCGACGTGCCAGAGCTCTTTGCGCTGCTCTCAGCCCACGCACAGCTTCACACACTGCCCGAGCCAAGCGCTCACCCCCTGCTCCCTCTGCTCTGA
- a CDS encoding transposase, which produces MPRNGSDILLKYLVGAFRDAALDWMGIHDETIVRAYPTELANVEIRQNFLDLAFETDRGELLHFEFQTTKETNLYRFLLYDAHLSAQYRKRVRTVVFYVKDVIAAQDSMDAGGIQYKVENVYLKSRDAIRVLERVERQLQNDDWQPESRFDLAFAPHMSHPGYSDHQIVQRTVELAMSIPDQDEQNFMAAILLELSGKMMGESDVKLLKEVLRMRNIVKEIEMEAEARGEARGETLGKLSIARNMLRNGMSVDTVVAMTGLDQEQVRELQNGLN; this is translated from the coding sequence ATGCCGCGCAATGGATCAGACATTTTGCTTAAGTATTTGGTTGGGGCGTTTCGCGATGCAGCGCTTGATTGGATGGGGATTCACGATGAAACGATCGTGCGCGCATACCCCACGGAACTTGCCAATGTCGAGATTCGGCAGAACTTTTTGGATCTCGCGTTTGAAACGGATCGCGGTGAGCTTCTTCATTTTGAGTTTCAGACGACGAAGGAAACGAATCTCTATCGTTTTTTGCTGTACGATGCACATCTATCGGCGCAGTACCGCAAACGTGTCCGCACAGTCGTGTTCTATGTGAAGGATGTGATTGCCGCGCAGGATTCTATGGATGCGGGTGGAATTCAGTACAAAGTAGAAAATGTCTATTTGAAATCCCGTGACGCGATCCGCGTGTTGGAACGCGTTGAGCGACAGTTGCAAAATGACGACTGGCAGCCAGAGAGCCGTTTTGATTTAGCGTTTGCACCACACATGAGCCACCCGGGATACTCGGATCACCAGATTGTGCAGAGAACGGTAGAGTTAGCGATGTCAATTCCAGACCAAGATGAACAGAATTTCATGGCGGCAATTCTCCTTGAGTTAAGTGGAAAAATGATGGGAGAATCTGATGTGAAACTTCTTAAGGAGGTTTTGAGAATGCGGAATATCGTAAAGGAAATTGAAATGGAAGCAGAGGCGCGCGGAGAGGCGCGTGGAGAGACGCTCGGGAAATTATCGATCGCGCGAAACATGCTGCGCAATGGAATGAGTGTTGATACTGTGGTTGCCATGACAGGATTGGATCAAGAACAGGTGAGAGAATTGCAAAACGGTTTGAATTAG
- a CDS encoding flagellar basal body rod C-terminal domain-containing protein — MDGLSSAASGMLADERLQQVIMNNIANLSTPGFKQSSGQLMSFPEQLAQRYSLGSNGAGAVTLGTLQNGAYFQESVSNFSPGIPQTTNRPLDLALIDPASTGDTVYAQTAKGPAPVSTTQFIVGRGGVIETGAGQPILPVDANGAPIAGARVLVNPAYHGAALFGASGSPVVDAQGNESYRVVSKTGQPLTVNTPNAQAAVQIVSSQTGGVHAFFPVLNVDAQGKTRLALTRDGQLSVGGNGFLVSSTGQALLGTGANGQVLLGSRIKLNPAYQGTAIFSPTGGPVFDQAGHPSYTVVNTNGQPIAGGTFAPVNVDVQTIQPLGANEYVLTPASTLYRSNATVKSGTLETSNASGTQNMVDMINVYRSYEANQKMIQMIDKTLSKTVQDVGSVPNL, encoded by the coding sequence ATGGATGGACTTTCTTCGGCTGCTTCGGGCATGCTCGCGGATGAGCGACTGCAGCAGGTGATTATGAACAACATTGCAAACCTCTCGACGCCTGGGTTCAAACAGTCGTCGGGGCAATTGATGTCGTTTCCAGAGCAGTTGGCACAGCGCTATTCGCTTGGCTCAAACGGCGCCGGTGCGGTGACGCTTGGCACGCTACAAAACGGAGCCTACTTTCAGGAGTCTGTTTCAAACTTCTCGCCAGGGATACCGCAGACGACGAACCGTCCGCTTGATCTGGCGCTGATTGATCCTGCATCGACAGGCGACACGGTGTACGCGCAGACTGCAAAAGGCCCGGCGCCTGTGAGCACGACGCAATTTATCGTGGGACGCGGCGGTGTGATCGAGACGGGCGCAGGGCAGCCGATCCTTCCTGTGGACGCAAATGGCGCTCCGATTGCGGGGGCGCGCGTGCTTGTCAATCCCGCGTATCACGGCGCGGCGCTTTTTGGCGCGTCAGGCAGTCCGGTCGTTGACGCGCAAGGAAACGAGTCCTATCGTGTCGTGTCAAAGACGGGGCAACCACTTACGGTCAACACACCGAATGCGCAAGCGGCGGTGCAGATCGTCTCGTCGCAAACGGGCGGGGTTCACGCTTTTTTTCCCGTGTTGAACGTCGATGCGCAGGGGAAGACAAGACTTGCGCTCACGCGGGATGGACAGCTGTCGGTTGGCGGAAATGGATTTCTCGTCAGTTCGACAGGGCAGGCACTGCTCGGGACGGGGGCCAACGGGCAAGTGCTGCTTGGTTCGCGCATTAAATTGAATCCAGCGTATCAGGGAACAGCGATTTTTTCGCCGACAGGCGGACCGGTCTTCGATCAGGCGGGTCACCCTTCGTACACGGTTGTGAACACGAATGGACAACCGATTGCCGGGGGGACGTTTGCGCCGGTCAACGTGGATGTCCAGACGATCCAGCCGCTTGGCGCAAATGAGTATGTGCTGACGCCAGCGTCGACGCTCTATCGCTCAAACGCAACAGTCAAATCGGGCACGCTTGAAACGTCGAATGCCAGCGGGACGCAAAACATGGTGGATATGATCAACGTTTACCGCAGTTATGAAGCGAATCAGAAAATGATTCAGATGATCGACAAAACGCTTTCAAAAACGGTGCAGGATGTGGGAAGCGTCCCCAATCTGTAA
- a CDS encoding flagellar hook-basal body protein: protein MGLLSTAASGLQAQMNRLDMISNNIANLDTVGYQSVDTNFADTLTQVYGQSPVAANVPGRQSPPGLSLGTGVYALTPTRSFTQGAIVQTGNPLDFAIGGGGFFAVRTANGQVAYTRAGQMQWSVDGRTGHMILTNQSGNPLLLSNGRVIDGSAIQTNTLSVSPSGVVTAKNAAGAVVRLGQLGLVAVAHPGSALHSLGGDLYGLNPGYTATPITAGAAAASAIGQVQSGALEMSNVNLTDQMTSMVVTQHDFGMASQAVNIADKMMGLANSL from the coding sequence GTGGGACTGCTCAGCACGGCGGCGTCTGGACTGCAAGCGCAGATGAATCGCTTGGATATGATCTCGAATAATATTGCAAACCTCGATACGGTTGGCTATCAGTCTGTCGATACGAATTTTGCCGATACGCTCACACAGGTCTACGGTCAGTCGCCCGTTGCCGCGAATGTTCCTGGACGCCAGTCGCCACCTGGGCTGTCTCTTGGCACGGGTGTATACGCTCTGACGCCGACGCGTTCCTTCACGCAAGGGGCGATCGTACAGACGGGAAATCCGCTGGACTTTGCCATTGGCGGTGGGGGATTTTTCGCGGTGCGCACGGCGAATGGACAGGTGGCCTACACGCGCGCGGGACAGATGCAGTGGAGCGTCGATGGGCGGACAGGTCATATGATTCTTACAAATCAAAGCGGAAATCCGCTGCTTTTGTCGAATGGGCGGGTCATTGACGGAAGCGCGATTCAGACGAACACGCTCTCCGTTTCTCCGTCAGGCGTGGTCACTGCGAAAAACGCGGCTGGGGCAGTCGTTCGGCTTGGACAACTCGGGCTTGTCGCAGTTGCGCATCCCGGCAGCGCACTGCACAGTTTGGGCGGCGATCTGTATGGACTAAATCCGGGGTACACGGCTACGCCGATTACAGCGGGCGCCGCGGCTGCGTCTGCCATTGGGCAGGTGCAAAGCGGTGCGCTTGAGATGTCCAATGTGAATCTGACCGACCAAATGACCTCAATGGTTGTGACACAGCACGATTTTGGCATGGCGTCACAAGCGGTCAATATTGCGGACAAGATGATGGGGCTCGCCAATTCGCTGTAG
- a CDS encoding tetratricopeptide repeat-containing glycosyltransferase family 2 protein, with amino-acid sequence MSTYTENALEDYTNKTRELLLARKFQDALTMSKQAVREHPRQAQFYVFLAECLEQTGQGQYAWPVYERAWMLDPQAAWLPAVRARVEKKMAKKLPDWLNDLLSVTKVSIAAAVIAKNEERTIAACLDALKPAVDQIVVIDTGSMDKTVEIAKKHGAEVYPFTWNDDFSAARNEALKHIKADWVLWVDADEIFDAEDVHVPRIAGGLYQELDPPSVLRIIQVNMIDGKPEPNYDMSRFFPTRFGLRWWGRIHEQIGPPSGGLFSELYARPVVRIRVNHDGYDPTIMQAKGKLERNISLLKKSVEDDPNDIGSLGFLGREYYLTQQYEEAVRVLYRAEAIAMTNPKYGRLPEVRAYLVEALMRLNRHQEAIVASERAIQADPNFPTAWFGLGKARLGYGLSLIRDAFQDFANSRDRAPMYRGIVSYDSQIATWKALASLADVAKVQGDWVRARQLYLQALEQSPGNPAILGQIQFIDAQAAAIVAQSQAQPVGNPGTNH; translated from the coding sequence ATGAGTACATATACAGAAAATGCACTTGAAGACTACACGAACAAAACACGCGAACTACTGCTAGCCCGCAAGTTCCAGGACGCACTTACCATGAGCAAACAGGCGGTGCGTGAGCATCCGCGGCAGGCGCAATTTTACGTGTTCCTCGCAGAGTGCCTTGAGCAAACGGGACAGGGGCAGTATGCGTGGCCCGTGTACGAGCGGGCGTGGATGCTTGACCCGCAGGCCGCGTGGCTCCCTGCTGTGCGTGCGCGCGTTGAAAAGAAAATGGCGAAAAAGCTGCCAGACTGGCTGAACGATCTCTTGAGCGTGACGAAGGTAAGCATTGCGGCGGCAGTCATCGCGAAAAATGAAGAGCGCACCATTGCGGCGTGTCTCGACGCGCTTAAACCTGCCGTCGACCAGATCGTGGTGATCGACACAGGCAGCATGGACAAGACGGTTGAGATTGCGAAAAAGCACGGCGCAGAGGTTTATCCGTTTACGTGGAATGATGATTTTAGTGCAGCGCGCAACGAGGCGTTAAAACACATCAAGGCAGACTGGGTGCTGTGGGTTGACGCAGACGAGATCTTTGATGCAGAAGATGTACACGTCCCGCGCATTGCGGGCGGCCTGTACCAAGAGCTTGATCCGCCCTCCGTCCTGCGCATTATCCAGGTCAATATGATCGACGGAAAACCGGAGCCAAACTACGACATGTCGCGTTTCTTCCCAACGCGCTTTGGCCTGCGCTGGTGGGGACGCATTCACGAACAGATCGGGCCACCCTCCGGCGGACTCTTCTCTGAACTCTACGCGCGTCCTGTCGTGCGAATCCGTGTCAACCACGACGGCTATGATCCGACCATCATGCAGGCAAAGGGCAAGCTCGAACGAAACATCTCGCTGCTCAAAAAATCCGTCGAGGACGACCCGAACGACATCGGATCGCTTGGTTTTCTCGGGCGCGAATACTATCTCACACAACAGTACGAAGAGGCCGTGCGCGTGCTCTATCGCGCAGAGGCGATCGCGATGACCAATCCAAAATACGGGCGACTCCCTGAGGTTCGCGCATATCTCGTTGAAGCGCTCATGAGGCTCAACCGCCACCAAGAGGCAATTGTCGCGTCAGAGCGCGCGATTCAGGCCGATCCCAACTTCCCCACTGCGTGGTTTGGCCTCGGCAAAGCGCGCCTGGGGTATGGACTTAGCCTGATTCGCGACGCATTCCAGGACTTTGCGAATTCCCGTGACCGCGCGCCGATGTATCGCGGGATTGTATCCTACGACAGTCAGATCGCGACGTGGAAGGCACTTGCGTCACTCGCTGACGTAGCCAAAGTGCAGGGTGACTGGGTGCGCGCCCGCCAACTGTATCTGCAGGCGCTCGAACAAAGCCCAGGCAATCCGGCGATTCTCGGGCAGATCCAATTTATCGATGCGCAGGCGGCTGCCATCGTCGCACAGTCCCAGGCGCAGCCGGTTGGCAATCCAGGCACAAATCACTGA
- a CDS encoding sigma-70 family RNA polymerase sigma factor yields MNYEELNAYVLRAQLGDRDAAEILCEALTPMILSSMRTYRAISRPADRDDLVQIGYEALLGAIRDFDAARGVYFLYFLKVRLYAALRTETRRRARASERDVYDSADEDGITFDWPDVQARAPFDQVELRQSFEILSPRERQAMEFVLATSGTMRELAEQSGVGVETAKTWLKRARKKLQTELGKDRRK; encoded by the coding sequence ATGAATTATGAGGAACTGAATGCCTATGTACTGCGAGCACAGCTGGGTGACCGCGACGCGGCGGAGATTCTATGTGAGGCGCTGACGCCGATGATTTTATCATCCATGCGCACGTATCGCGCGATCTCGCGTCCTGCAGATCGAGATGATCTTGTGCAAATTGGCTATGAAGCGCTGCTTGGCGCAATTCGCGATTTTGATGCGGCACGGGGTGTCTATTTTCTATACTTTTTGAAGGTGCGTCTCTATGCTGCGCTGCGCACAGAGACGAGGCGGCGTGCCCGCGCCTCGGAGCGTGATGTGTATGACTCGGCTGATGAGGATGGAATCACGTTTGACTGGCCGGATGTGCAAGCGCGCGCACCGTTTGATCAAGTGGAATTGCGTCAATCATTTGAAATCTTATCTCCGCGTGAGCGACAGGCGATGGAGTTTGTGCTCGCGACATCCGGCACGATGCGAGAGTTAGCGGAACAGTCCGGCGTGGGCGTAGAGACCGCCAAAACGTGGCTGAAACGAGCGCGCAAAAAGCTGCAGACTGAACTCGGCAAAGACCGTAGGAAATAG